CCCCCACCTGCATTGGTAGGAAGAACAGGTGAGCAGGTGTTCCCTGAGTATTCGCCTCCCTGCAAGAGCCAAAACCCCTCGTCCGGCGGGGAGGTGAGCTGCTGCCCTGGGCGCTGATCAGACTGTCGTTATTTACCTCTGCTGTATAGTGTTTCTTTTAAACATCTGATGTGAGACAGCTTGGCCCTTCTGGAATGACCTAGTGTAGCACTTGCTGGGGAGCTTCCTCGTTACTGTTCCAAAGTAATATATGTGGGGGGTGGAGCACGGTGTATTCCAGCATGTTTCATTTTATGGTGAGATTACTAGCTAGGTTTTAATGCCATTTGGGCAGTGTAAGCTTCTGCATCTCTGTCCTGCTAATCTTtgattttctcctttcccctctgtctccctttttctccctctccgcGTTTTCTTACTAAAGTTATATTTTGTAAAAGGATTCTGTTTTATCAAGAAATATTTTGCCTTCACACTGAATCTTAGACTggctgatttttttctgctttctgttcgCATTTTAACCTTCTccaacatttttttatttttatttttaaactttccaTCTCATCCAGTCAGTCAATGTTTGGGTTTTTGGCACCATCAATATCAAATGTACAAACGGTTCTTGCTAACCAACACCAGGTATATCTGATGTTCAGATGAGTtccaataaaataatttttttttcaaaatcggTCTCCTGTCTTCAGCTGTTGAGGCAGATAACGTGCATGGTTGGTGCAGTTCTCTTTTAGCTAAGGGAAGCGCGGCTCGCAACGCGAGTCCAGAGTTCACAAAAACATCTTCAGTGACAAGATGATATTTCTGAGACGCTGAGTGTAAGAGATCGTGTTTTAAGTAGCATCACAATAGATTTACGGATGGTTACCCATTCCTGGCACAGCAAGTTTGTGCTTTACAAACTTAAACGATCTTTAATCTGTGTTTCTTTCAATTATTAAGGTGAAAAAATTAAGTACATCTGGCCCGATGCACCTCTAGCCTTTCTTGAAAGTGCTCTAATTTCTGTCGGAGAAAGAGTCAGACTGTGGACAGCAATGCAATGCGTCTTAAGGCTAGAGAGGATTTTTAGTCTTCTGTCTAACCGATGCAAAATCTGCAGATTTCATGTGTCAAACCCGGACATCCCAGATGTAACATCTGGTTGAGCTAATGCAGGTCTTTCGGAAACAAATCTGGTCTTCAAATAACGACCTCAAGAGTTGGAAGAATCTGGCACACTGCTAGGTAAGTTGGTTGGTAGATTGTTCAGGCCACTTTTCTAGGTAAAAGGCATAAAGACctttgacttttttatttttttttggtacctGCCTGTTTCTGGTTTGTTTCGGATTCCAGCATAAGCCCTTGCTACGCCTTTTGCACTAGACTGAAAAGCTGTCAGTGACCTTCCCGTCTGCACGTATTCCTAACCGTAGTCGGGCTGCCTCTCGGCTTCCCTAAAATTGAATCGAATGTCTTCGGTTTCTTGCTGTAAAACTCTTCCGAGCCCTTTTCAGCTTCCCCGCTCGAGAAGGGAAGCCGACGTGCTGCTCGCACAGCCGGGACCTGGCAGCCTGGCCACGGCCTTGGACCGGGAGGATGCTGCCGCCCGGCTTCAGGTGCCGCTTGCCTGGGCAGCGCTGGCTCGACGGTCATGCAGCTGCGGGCCTGCTGACATACGGCTGCGGTACTAACGCTCGTAGGCAGAAAAACGTAAAGGATTTAACTCCCGCTCTTACGCATGGCTTGGGTTTCAGCGGAAACATGTTTCTTAATAGGTTTTGGACTATATATAGCTTGTAAGATACTTCCCAAAGGCTGCTCTGGCCAGTTCACCGTAATGCCACTTAAGCAGCGTTTTTCCCTGGGGATGTTTAGCGGCGGATATGAATCGCCGATTTAGGTCGCTAATCATAGGCGAATCAGTGGAAGTTCATTCATGGAAACAGATCCGAAGCCTCGGTGCGCAGCAATTACGCTAGCAAACAAAGTGCGGAGGTGGAGGAGAGACGGGAAGGAGATTGCTGTAAAGTCGTGCATGCTTTTAGCAGCAACAGCATTCAGGTCTGGTTGCTATTTCTCCAAGGGCAAGAAAAATATATAAGGGGTCCTAAACTGGCAGCTAATGACTTGGGCGGCAGAGAGGCCTCTTTGCCGGAGGCCGGAGAATCGGACTTGGAGCGCCAAAGCTGCAGCAGGTCCGTGACGATGCTGCCTTCAACATAGCTGGGCTGTCTTGCGCTCGGGGAGGGAGTTTAAGGAGGGCTAATTGCACGTTAGTCATTCAAACGGTCAGAGGAAAGCTGAGATTTTCCAAGGCGTCTGCGAACCTGTGTTCCAAGTCCAAGCGTACTAAAATTGGGGCCAAAAGAGCTCATATGTTAGGTCTCGTTAAACCCCTTTGGCTTAAACTTCAGAAGGCTTAACTTAAAAAGCAGGCTTTTACACAAAGGCAAGTTCCACGCTGCTTGGGACTGTGTAATATTTTTTAATGGACAAAGGGATTTCTTAGGAATAACAGGATTCAGAAGTGCCAGTCGGACTAGATTTGCACAGTCTATTTCGGATCATTACGTGGGAAGCCTTTAAAACTGTTTATGAAAATGATATATTTACCTTTTGACCATCCCTTCAAAAAACACTTCCCTGGCTCCCAAACTGGGTTACCAGGAGCAGGAATCACTAAGGGGACTAAACGTTACTTTAAAGAAGCAGCCGGGTGTTTAGTGCCCAAACAGGGCTGTAtccgctgccccggcgccccaCTCGGAGCAGCCAAGGAAGCGATGGCAGGATAACGCCGTCCTTCCGCCGGCTTTGCTCCAGGACGAGAACGCAGCACTCGAGTCTGCTGAACAAGGGCATCCGGATGGCCGAAGGACGGACGGGCTGGCAGGGACCTGCGGCCAGGCGGGTGGCGTCTAAAGCTGAGACTATAAAGTCGCAAAAACCTTAGGTGGTTCCCACCCACAGCGGCCGCGCTGTAGTGCTTTGCACGGACCCTTCCTTCGGCAGGCTGGTCTCGCTCGGCACCAGCGCGGCTTTTCGAGCCCTGCACATGGCCATCGTGGCGCAACCCGGGGTCGCCAAGCTAAAGGTGCTGAGAAAAACGATGCCTTAGCTCGGGCGTGAAAAAGACGGAGCTGTCGGAAAAACCTCCTGGCTTTCGTTACGCGGCTTATGGCCCAAACCAGGCTGCAGGGAGACTACTTGACCAGGAACGCTGGGCTGATGCCACCTTAGGAtagtttggggtgttttgggcACTGACagccctttttctccccctcattCCCAGGGGGTTCCTGGCTCCCTGCGCACTGGGACGATGCGGTTAAAGAgtcaaaaagtctttaaaaagccGGGCTGGGAGGGGGCCACGTGCGACGCTTTCCGCGGCTTGCTGCGCTTCGGCTTCTCCCTCTCCGAGAGAAGCCGTTACATAATCCGTGCTGCTCCCAAGCAGCCTTTGAGTGTCGCTACAGTTTGTGCGAAGCCCGACGTGCCGTCGGTGGCCGTGggttttcacccgcggtggccGCGGCGGTGCTGGACGTCGGCTCCCTggggggggccagggcagggggtggCCGTGAGTGGGGCGCGtgtccccccgctccccgccaggTCCCCGCTGCCTTCGGCGGCACCCGCGGGAGCTGCCACCTGCCTCCCTGCCGGCGCTGGGCACGCGGTGCGCCGAGCCCTTGTGGTTTCTAAAACCTGTCGTCgtcgttgtccccccccccccccggctttaaAATGGAGGCTGTGGACGCCCAAAGCCAAAACGCTCCGTCTCGGGCACCTTTTAACGCCGCTGCCTTTAATCGCAGGTGTTGAACCCGCGTTTATCGACTGAGCCGCACAATAAAGGGCAAAGCGAGGCTGCGGGCGCCTGGCACGGGGGGTTTTAtggtcccgtcccccccccccccgccacgctcCAGGCGAGGCCGCGCGGAGctcgctgccccacggcgctggtGCTCCCCCACGCTGTGTCCCCCGCCCGCGCGGGGAGGCGGAGCCCCGTCCCGGTGGCACCGGCTCCGGCATCCGGCAAGTGCTCGGTGCCCTTGGCTGGGGCCTCGGCCCTTCCTGCCTGGCCCGCTGGGAGCCCTCGgcccgccgggacccccccccgggacccccccggccccgcggccctggagcagCGGCCCCGCGCAGGGGTCCGACCCGCagccggccggggcggggccgcaggggagggggcggggccgcatcAGGGGCGGAGTCGCGGGGAGGGGTCTGGGCTGGATCTGGCTTGGGGGCGGGGCTGCAGTGGCCGAGGGCGGGGCCGGTGTCGCAGGGCGCGTGGGCGTGTCCTCAACGGGCGGGGGCGCATCCTAAGCTAGCGGGGGCGAGTCCGCCGCGGGCGGGGGCGTGTCTTCAGCGGGCGTGGGCGTGTCCTCTGCGGGCGGGGGTGTGTCCTCAGCGGGCGGGGGCGTGCTCGCAGCGGGCGGGGGCGTGTCCTCTGCGGGCGGGGGTGTGTCCTCAGCGGGAGGGGGCGTGCCCGCAGCGGGCGGGGGTGTATCTTCAGCGGGCGGGGGCGCGTCCTCTGCCGGCGGGGGCGTGTCCGCACCGCCCCTTCCCCGCCGGTGCCGCGGGCGCAcgtggcggcgcggggcggggcgggcccgtgggcggcgggcgcgcgcactgcgccgccgggagcgcgcgcggcggcggggcggggcgaggcgcggcgctgagcggcggcggcggcggagcgggcagcgagcgcggggccgcgccggggccggggccggggccagggccggggccggggccggggcgggcgggcgcgggcggcggggcccgccggTCGGCCGGCGCCATGGGCACGGTGCTGTCGCTGTCGCCGAGCTACCGGAAGGCCCCACTGTTCGAGGAGGGGGCGGCCACGGTGGGGCACTACACGGCGGTGCAGAACAGCAAGAACGCCAAGGAGAAGGGCCTGAAGCGGCACTCGCTCATCTCGGTGCTGCCCTGGAAGCGCATCGCCGCCGTCTCCGCCAAGAAGAAGAGCTCCAAGAAGGTGCAGCCCAACGGCGGCTACCAGAGCAACGTGACCCACCTCAACAACGAGAACCTGAAGAAGTCGCTCTCCTGCGCCAACCTCGCCACcttcgcgccgccgccgcccgccgccgccgccgccgccgcgctcgcctcGGCGCAGaaggcgccgccggccgcgcccgccgccgccgccaccccgcgcCGCGTCGTGGTGCAGGCGTCCACGAGCGAGCTGCTGCGCTGCCTCGGCGAGTTCCTGTGCCGCCGCTGCTACCGCCTCAAGCACCTCTCGCCCACCGACCCCGTGCTCTGGCTGCGCTCCGTGGACCGCtcgctgctgctgcagggctggcaggaccAGGGCTTCATCACGCCGGCCAACGTGGTCTTCCTCTACATGCTGTGCCGGGACGTCATCTCGGCCGAGGTGGCCTCGGACCACGAACTGCAGGCCGTGCTGCTCACCTGCCTGTACCTCTCCTACTCCTACATGGGCAACGAGATCTCCTACCCGCTCAAGCCCTTCCTGGTGGAGAGCTGTAAGGAGGCCTTCTGGGACCGCTGCCTCTCCATCATCAACCTCATGAGCCCCAAGATGCTGCAGGTCAACGCCGACCCGCACTACTTCACGCAGGTGTTCGCCGACCTCAAGAAGGAGAGCGGCGCCGAGGAGAAGGGTCGCCTGCTCATCGGCCTCGACCGGtgagcggcgcccggccccgcggcggccgccccgccgccccccggggacGCTGTGGCGgccgaacccccccccccttgccccccccctcCGGGTTGTGTGTCCTTCCCCCCCAATCATCCATCCccttcccccccatccccgcgcttccccccccccccccaacccggggCCGTCGGGGCCGCGCAGCTCCCgaggggcgggaggcggctgccggcggcggcgaaGGGGCCGCGGACACTTGGCTGCCGCCGCAGGGACAAAAgtcggtttttttttttttttctttttaaaaaacggCTTGAAGGTCACAAgcgacacccccctcccccccccccccccggggggcttTTAGCGGCCGCGGGTGAAGCCTAGACGTGCGAGGAGCTGCCGGCTAGGCGGCCGCGGCGTTTGCGCAGACAAAGAGCAGgtacggggggaaaaaaaaaacaaaaaaagaaaggaagaagaaagaaattgttATGATATATATTAACGCTCGCAAGGtcgcggctgcggggccggagccCCTGCGAGGGGGCTGCTGCAGACGGAGCCGCGCCGGGGCGAGTCGCCGCTACCGGCCGCAGCGGGCTGAAGCGACGCGAAAGCTGCGCCCCGACGGCAGATGccgagcggcggcagcgggagccgggacccccccccccccccccaccaaaacccccccaaaatctGAGCCATGGCCTGGACCAcgctgcccccccctcccccccc
This portion of the Apteryx mantelli isolate bAptMan1 chromosome 28, bAptMan1.hap1, whole genome shotgun sequence genome encodes:
- the CDK5R1 gene encoding cyclin-dependent kinase 5 activator 1; the encoded protein is MGTVLSLSPSYRKAPLFEEGAATVGHYTAVQNSKNAKEKGLKRHSLISVLPWKRIAAVSAKKKSSKKVQPNGGYQSNVTHLNNENLKKSLSCANLATFAPPPPAAAAAAALASAQKAPPAAPAAAATPRRVVVQASTSELLRCLGEFLCRRCYRLKHLSPTDPVLWLRSVDRSLLLQGWQDQGFITPANVVFLYMLCRDVISAEVASDHELQAVLLTCLYLSYSYMGNEISYPLKPFLVESCKEAFWDRCLSIINLMSPKMLQVNADPHYFTQVFADLKKESGAEEKGRLLIGLDR